The Amycolatopsis mongoliensis genome includes a window with the following:
- a CDS encoding ATP-binding protein: MALPEREIELRRLCAAITAAGAGEGSVTVVTGQLGVGKTALLKEVLRSAEANPGGPRVLAAAASRTEQDFDFGIACQVLEPLVAEADARAADRWFAGTASAARWLFPGAPGWPGWEPGDHNDVLTAHGLLGLLAAVGAERPLVVLVDDLHVADRQSLTWLRQCARRIHELPCALVVTVREGDPGADRPAIRELWELAKTRIRPANLSEAGVAAVLRAASDGRAGDARFVAACHAASGGNPLYLAEVVRGDPPHGVGPSVLKERLSAQLAVLPPQVTDCARAIAVLGEHAQPWLVEHLTGADSVAVAEAVRALGRLGVLDPACPPRFAAPVLRTAIEASMTAQEDLRWRVRAANVFHEAGFAAETVAAQLLEVPAPSPSPWMPEELRTAADAATRRGEPETAARYLRRALLDLPPGGPERGWRLVDLALTEAAFDVAAAIRHLTQAIGLLPTPRERAEAVTLLPLSAFLRPEAAVLVGRVGPEDAGAQAGLRLEARIRLTRCEDPALLAGAVDRLRELGPEPSIATLAERELLAVLLHAATLSAGMPARTVVELTDRLLRCAPASSAEFAGTAPLLIISALAAGAVGPTWSWLESAAGEPVLGRPSRPASLISARAAVLAQTGQLTRARSTAWEAYELIGGNLGEAPESLVMALVATAVVTRDERLATTLVEHYDEQALGRAGLHVRAALLMLRGAATAVEDPRGALARFLDCGAALHRAGWRNPALFPWRTWSAWLQQRLGDPVSAGELIDDEVRWARRWGAPAPIGRALRIKASLSSGPEADRLVAESIESSRASGDRLELVRALLAEGALLRDGGKAGAEERFREAFRLAEGCGAPWLTGRTAEETTGPGTAAGPSAALSEAEGRVVGLALDGLTNGEIAAEINVTRRAVEKHLTNCYRKLGISGRAELAEVFGAWGFGARSSA; encoded by the coding sequence GTGGCCCTGCCGGAACGCGAGATCGAGCTGCGCCGGCTGTGCGCCGCGATCACCGCGGCCGGGGCCGGGGAGGGTTCGGTCACGGTGGTCACCGGGCAGCTCGGCGTGGGGAAAACGGCGCTGCTCAAGGAAGTCCTGCGCTCGGCCGAGGCGAATCCCGGTGGCCCGCGGGTGCTCGCGGCGGCGGCGAGCCGGACCGAACAGGACTTCGACTTCGGGATCGCCTGCCAGGTGCTCGAGCCGCTGGTCGCCGAGGCGGACGCGCGCGCTGCGGACCGCTGGTTCGCGGGGACCGCGTCGGCGGCGCGGTGGCTGTTCCCCGGCGCCCCGGGCTGGCCGGGGTGGGAACCGGGCGACCACAACGACGTGCTGACCGCGCACGGCCTGCTCGGCCTGCTCGCCGCGGTCGGCGCCGAGCGGCCGCTCGTCGTGCTGGTCGACGACCTGCACGTGGCCGACCGGCAGTCGCTGACCTGGCTGCGGCAGTGCGCGCGGCGGATCCACGAGCTGCCCTGCGCGCTGGTCGTCACGGTCCGCGAAGGCGATCCGGGGGCCGACCGGCCCGCGATCCGCGAGCTGTGGGAACTGGCGAAGACCCGGATCCGGCCGGCGAACCTGTCCGAGGCCGGCGTCGCGGCGGTGCTGCGCGCCGCGTCCGACGGCCGGGCCGGCGACGCGCGGTTCGTCGCCGCCTGCCACGCGGCGAGCGGCGGAAATCCCTTGTACCTCGCCGAAGTCGTGCGCGGCGACCCCCCGCACGGCGTCGGCCCGTCGGTGCTGAAGGAACGGCTGTCCGCCCAGCTCGCCGTGCTGCCCCCGCAGGTGACCGACTGCGCCCGGGCGATCGCGGTGCTCGGCGAGCACGCCCAGCCGTGGCTGGTCGAGCACCTCACCGGCGCCGACTCGGTGGCCGTCGCGGAGGCCGTGCGGGCCCTGGGCCGGCTGGGGGTCCTCGATCCGGCGTGCCCGCCGCGGTTCGCCGCACCCGTGCTGCGGACCGCGATCGAGGCGTCGATGACCGCGCAGGAGGACCTGCGGTGGCGGGTGCGCGCGGCGAACGTGTTCCACGAGGCCGGGTTCGCCGCGGAGACGGTCGCGGCCCAGCTGCTCGAGGTGCCCGCGCCGTCGCCGTCGCCGTGGATGCCGGAGGAGCTGCGCACGGCCGCCGACGCGGCGACCCGGCGCGGGGAACCCGAGACGGCGGCGCGGTACCTGCGCCGCGCGCTGCTCGACCTCCCGCCCGGCGGCCCGGAGCGGGGCTGGCGGCTGGTGGACCTGGCGCTCACCGAAGCCGCCTTCGACGTCGCCGCCGCGATCCGGCACCTCACGCAGGCGATCGGGCTGCTGCCCACCCCGCGTGAACGGGCCGAGGCGGTCACCCTGCTGCCGCTGTCGGCCTTCCTCCGGCCGGAGGCCGCCGTCCTCGTCGGCCGCGTCGGCCCGGAGGACGCCGGCGCGCAGGCCGGGCTCCGCCTGGAGGCGCGGATCCGGCTCACCCGCTGCGAAGACCCCGCGCTGCTCGCCGGTGCGGTGGACCGCCTGCGCGAGCTGGGCCCGGAACCGTCGATCGCCACCCTCGCCGAACGCGAGCTGCTGGCGGTCCTGCTGCACGCGGCCACGCTGAGCGCCGGGATGCCCGCGAGAACCGTGGTGGAGCTGACCGACCGGCTGCTGCGCTGCGCCCCGGCGTCGTCCGCGGAGTTCGCGGGCACCGCGCCGCTGCTGATCATCTCCGCCCTCGCCGCGGGGGCGGTCGGCCCGACGTGGTCGTGGCTGGAGAGTGCGGCCGGCGAACCGGTCCTCGGCCGGCCGTCGCGGCCGGCGTCGCTGATCTCCGCCCGCGCCGCGGTGCTGGCCCAGACCGGGCAGCTCACCCGCGCGCGGTCGACGGCCTGGGAGGCGTACGAGCTGATCGGCGGGAACCTCGGCGAAGCACCCGAATCGCTGGTGATGGCGCTCGTGGCGACCGCGGTGGTCACCCGCGACGAGCGCCTCGCCACGACGCTGGTCGAGCACTACGACGAGCAGGCGCTGGGGCGGGCCGGCCTGCACGTCCGGGCCGCCCTGCTGATGCTGCGCGGTGCCGCGACGGCGGTCGAGGACCCCCGGGGCGCGCTGGCGCGGTTCCTCGACTGCGGCGCGGCCCTGCACCGGGCGGGCTGGCGGAACCCGGCGCTGTTCCCGTGGCGGACCTGGAGCGCCTGGCTCCAGCAGCGGCTCGGCGACCCCGTCTCGGCCGGCGAGCTGATCGACGACGAGGTCCGGTGGGCGCGGCGCTGGGGCGCGCCGGCACCGATCGGGCGCGCGCTGCGGATCAAGGCGTCGCTGTCCTCGGGCCCCGAAGCCGACCGCCTGGTGGCGGAGTCGATCGAGTCGTCCCGGGCGTCGGGGGACCGGCTGGAGCTGGTCCGCGCCCTGCTGGCGGAGGGCGCGCTGCTGCGCGACGGCGGGAAGGCGGGCGCGGAGGAACGGTTCCGCGAGGCGTTCCGGCTCGCCGAGGGCTGCGGCGCGCCGTGGCTCACCGGCCGGACGGCCGAGGAGACGACCGGGCCGGGCACGGCCGCGGGACCGTCGGCGGCGCTGAGCGAAGCGGAGGGCCGGGTGGTCGGGTTGGCCCTCGACGGGCTGACCAACGGCGAGATCGCGGCCGAGATCAACGTGACCCGGCGGGCGGTGGAGAAGCACCTGACGAACTGCTACCGGAAACTGGGCATCTCGGGTCGCGCGGAGCTCGCCGAGGTCTTCGGCGCGTGGGGCTTCGGGGCGCGCAGCAGCGCGTAG
- a CDS encoding AAA family ATPase — MGSPGSDDAPVLDGWTRPGETGLPHQRGVPGPRLAERDEESALLTGLVHGLADGNPAVVTVTGAPGSGRSALLASVAATARHARLRVAHVPCCPSDGTEPFTVLHQIFTALGGGLPAAAVGESTGPVPDGRVLGGLCRDLAAAVEGRPLVLAVDDLHWADAASRAWLHALSGLLGDIPVLLVVSQTSGLDTWRPVAAAHGIRLRPLGDAAVARLVRERLGAAADERLVEHAVRGSGGNPAVLTEALNRLRMEPGFARERAGLFTRIAGERLLRLVDVLPAELTAVLRAVSVCQEGFGPALLAELAGCPPERLAADLARLREIGLVAPGGGLAEPDAGQRVLGRMSEGERDAFFTRAAKLGHEHGVANAAVAAILRRTRVIGEPWVVEVLRAAARLGQAGDRDGQATASLKRALQEPLDPARRAAVLIDLGAAELLLDQDAGDRHLARVLSELDGPGLGGHRLLAADLLNARGGLNVRTLVAAFRRPDVSAAERETLLALYWLVDGDPQDRSAVGGYGMPPLPERPADPAQAAAAAVLLARRGLRPARVRGLARAALAQPMAEVGALTVRAAAVGALVLTGDLAEADTHGEDVLAQARRQCSRTLVARALAERAERHLAAGTLDDAAADLSGAHELVPPRHWHSMLRARVVATEARVHLEAGRVDLARQALERDPVEPGPGLGSAFLLYAKGAVLLGEDRPEQALAPLRECGRRLSARGWENPEVLPWRSTAAKCLVAGGEREAARLLLGEELAAATAWGTRAAVGGAHLAAGLALGPRDPDRAGHLAQAVGLLRGSGSHLRHATALVELAAGDGDGAGDLLAEARTLAARYRWRGVLGRLNELTGGEVSRLHGLSEAQRRVAKLAAAGTSNAGIAVELAVTRRTVELHLTNVYRKLGIGGRRQLAEALASAGEEG; from the coding sequence ATGGGCTCGCCGGGTAGCGACGACGCCCCGGTGCTCGACGGGTGGACGCGGCCCGGCGAGACCGGTCTGCCGCACCAGCGCGGCGTGCCCGGGCCGCGGCTGGCCGAGCGGGACGAGGAGTCCGCGCTGCTGACCGGGCTGGTCCACGGCCTGGCCGACGGGAACCCGGCGGTCGTCACGGTCACCGGCGCGCCCGGCTCCGGCCGCAGCGCCCTGCTGGCCTCGGTCGCGGCGACCGCCCGGCACGCCCGGCTGCGCGTCGCCCACGTCCCGTGCTGCCCGTCCGACGGCACCGAGCCGTTCACCGTGCTGCACCAGATCTTCACCGCGCTCGGCGGCGGGCTTCCCGCGGCGGCGGTCGGGGAGAGCACCGGCCCGGTGCCGGACGGACGCGTCCTCGGCGGGTTGTGCCGGGACCTGGCCGCGGCGGTCGAGGGCCGGCCGCTCGTGCTCGCCGTCGACGACCTGCACTGGGCCGACGCCGCGTCCCGGGCGTGGCTGCACGCGCTTTCCGGGCTCCTGGGCGATATTCCGGTGCTGCTGGTGGTCAGCCAGACCAGCGGGCTGGACACCTGGCGGCCGGTGGCCGCCGCGCACGGGATCCGGCTGCGCCCGCTCGGCGACGCCGCGGTGGCCCGCCTGGTGCGGGAGCGGCTGGGCGCGGCGGCCGACGAGCGGCTGGTCGAGCACGCCGTGCGCGGCAGCGGCGGGAACCCGGCGGTGCTGACCGAGGCGCTGAACCGGCTGCGCATGGAGCCGGGCTTCGCGCGGGAGCGGGCCGGGCTCTTCACCCGGATCGCCGGCGAACGCCTGCTGCGCCTGGTCGACGTCCTGCCCGCCGAGCTCACCGCCGTGCTGCGCGCCGTTTCGGTGTGCCAGGAGGGTTTCGGCCCGGCACTGCTGGCCGAGCTCGCCGGGTGCCCGCCGGAGCGGCTGGCCGCGGACCTCGCGCGGCTGCGGGAGATCGGCCTGGTCGCCCCGGGCGGCGGGCTGGCCGAACCGGACGCCGGCCAGCGGGTGCTCGGCCGGATGAGCGAGGGCGAGCGCGACGCCTTCTTCACCCGCGCGGCGAAGCTGGGCCACGAACACGGCGTCGCGAACGCGGCGGTCGCGGCGATCCTGCGGCGGACCCGCGTGATCGGCGAGCCCTGGGTGGTGGAGGTGCTGCGCGCGGCCGCCCGGCTGGGCCAGGCCGGCGACCGCGACGGGCAGGCGACGGCGTCGCTCAAGCGCGCCCTGCAGGAACCCCTCGATCCGGCGCGGCGCGCGGCGGTGCTCATCGACCTCGGTGCCGCGGAACTCCTGCTCGACCAGGACGCGGGCGACCGCCACCTGGCCCGGGTACTGTCCGAACTGGACGGTCCGGGGCTCGGCGGCCACCGGCTGTTGGCCGCGGACCTGCTCAACGCGCGGGGCGGGCTGAACGTGCGCACCCTCGTCGCCGCGTTCCGTCGCCCGGACGTCTCGGCGGCGGAGCGCGAAACCCTGCTCGCGCTGTACTGGCTGGTCGACGGCGACCCGCAGGACCGGTCGGCCGTCGGCGGGTACGGCATGCCGCCGCTGCCCGAGCGGCCGGCGGACCCGGCGCAGGCGGCCGCGGCCGCGGTGCTGCTCGCCCGGCGCGGGCTGCGGCCCGCCCGGGTGCGCGGGCTGGCGCGGGCCGCGCTGGCGCAGCCGATGGCGGAGGTGGGCGCGCTGACCGTGCGCGCCGCCGCAGTCGGCGCGCTGGTGCTCACCGGGGATCTCGCCGAAGCGGACACCCACGGCGAAGACGTCCTCGCCCAGGCGCGCCGCCAGTGCTCCCGGACGCTGGTCGCCCGTGCCCTCGCCGAGCGAGCCGAGCGGCACCTCGCCGCGGGAACCCTCGACGACGCGGCGGCCGACCTGTCCGGCGCGCACGAGCTGGTGCCGCCCCGGCACTGGCACTCGATGCTGCGCGCCCGGGTGGTCGCGACCGAGGCGAGGGTGCACCTCGAAGCCGGCCGCGTCGACCTCGCCCGGCAGGCGCTCGAGCGTGATCCCGTCGAGCCGGGTCCGGGGCTCGGCAGCGCGTTCCTCTTGTACGCCAAGGGCGCGGTGCTGCTCGGCGAGGACCGGCCCGAGCAGGCGCTCGCCCCGCTGCGCGAGTGCGGCCGCCGGCTTTCCGCGCGTGGCTGGGAAAACCCGGAGGTGCTGCCGTGGCGCTCGACCGCCGCGAAGTGCCTGGTTGCCGGCGGCGAACGGGAAGCCGCCCGGCTCCTGCTCGGCGAGGAGCTCGCCGCCGCGACCGCGTGGGGCACCCGGGCCGCCGTCGGTGGCGCGCACCTGGCCGCCGGGCTCGCCCTCGGCCCCCGGGACCCGGACCGCGCCGGGCACCTGGCGCAGGCCGTCGGGCTGCTGCGCGGCAGCGGCAGTCACCTGCGCCACGCGACGGCGCTGGTGGAACTGGCGGCCGGCGACGGCGACGGGGCCGGCGATCTCCTCGCGGAGGCCCGCACCCTGGCGGCGCGGTACCGCTGGCGGGGCGTCCTCGGCCGGCTGAACGAGCTGACCGGAGGCGAGGTTTCGCGGCTGCACGGCCTTTCCGAGGCCCAGCGCCGGGTGGCGAAGCTGGCCGCGGCGGGCACCTCCAACGCCGGGATCGCGGTGGAGCTCGCGGTGACCCGGCGGACGGTCGAGCTGCACCTGACCAACGTCTACCGCAAGCTGGGCATCGGCGGTAGGCGCCAGCTCGCCGAGGCGCTCGCCTCCGCCGGCGAGGAGGGCTAG